A single genomic interval of halophilic archaeon DL31 harbors:
- a CDS encoding Agmatinase (KEGG: msp:Mspyr1_06890 agmatinase~PFAM: Ureohydrolase) codes for MAQSAGIVPEDVAELLTPNVGYSIGVEDEYDTNVGEIITDAREADQADVGLVGIPFDTACIAGPRGSRLGPGGVREAITYGTCYNPEIGVDISEGIDVVDYGDVDVVQTEVPASHDRVERVLTAVTESGVVPFSVGGDHSLSYPTAKAMMNAVDGQVGVINIDAHHDVRHSHGGELSSGTPFRRLLEDDSGQLDGENFVELGLSGWHNSNYYLDWVEEIGSEIITALDIHKNGVDEAAERALDAATDGTEAVFVSVDIDVLDAGVAEGTSAPSPGGLLPWQLLDLVYQLGSHKFVRGGDLMEVAPPLDETGATTAIGAAVATQFIGARKEASE; via the coding sequence ATGGCACAGTCAGCTGGGATCGTTCCTGAAGACGTAGCCGAACTGCTTACCCCCAACGTGGGGTACAGCATCGGCGTCGAGGACGAGTACGATACGAACGTCGGCGAGATCATCACAGACGCTCGCGAGGCGGACCAGGCCGACGTCGGCCTCGTCGGCATCCCCTTCGACACGGCATGTATCGCGGGACCGCGTGGCTCCCGGCTGGGGCCCGGCGGGGTCCGCGAGGCCATCACATACGGGACCTGCTACAATCCCGAGATCGGCGTGGACATCAGCGAGGGCATCGACGTCGTGGACTACGGCGACGTCGACGTCGTCCAGACGGAGGTCCCAGCGTCACACGACCGCGTCGAACGCGTCCTCACCGCGGTCACCGAGTCTGGGGTCGTCCCCTTCAGCGTCGGTGGTGACCACTCGCTGAGTTACCCGACGGCGAAGGCGATGATGAACGCTGTGGACGGCCAGGTCGGCGTCATCAATATCGACGCCCACCACGACGTCCGTCACTCCCACGGCGGCGAACTCTCCTCCGGGACACCGTTCCGTCGGCTCCTCGAGGACGACAGCGGACAGCTCGACGGCGAGAACTTCGTGGAGCTCGGCCTCTCGGGGTGGCACAACTCGAACTATTACCTCGACTGGGTCGAGGAAATCGGTTCCGAAATCATCACCGCGCTGGACATCCACAAGAACGGCGTCGACGAGGCAGCGGAACGCGCGCTCGACGCCGCCACCGACGGCACCGAGGCCGTCTTCGTCTCCGTGGATATCGACGTGCTCGACGCTGGCGTAGCCGAAGGAACGAGTGCTCCGAGCCCGGGCGGCCTCCTGCCGTGGCAGTTGCTGGACCTCGTCTACCAGCTCGGCAGCCACAAGTTCGTCCGGGGCGGGGACCTGATGGAAGTCGCGCCCCCGCTGGACGAGACCGGTGCGACGACGGCTATCGGTGCGGCGGTCGCCACGCAGTTCATCGGCGCGCGGAAGGAAGCCTCCGAGTAA
- a CDS encoding hypothetical protein (KEGG: pao:Pat9b_5496 ABC transporter substrate-binding protein): MASRDKELRRSNRRTFLKVGGASTIGMAGLAGCLTGGGDDDDDGGDGGDDTTTTDSDSDNGGDTTTESDDAMDFGGADLNVMLNVGAISTVHKQHLIPRVEEKYNLNINTTTAVTTSQLTQVQASPDSPPDVLIPDVIGVERASREEWLEPLTDHTDLVPQVDNIYDKFVHYDGAGASWEVGEVLPVINSNMWDSTPTSHAEVMQNSNSTAVVPFSWSGGPYLLLMASAIATGEPFSSRLDVQAGFDWMEENFAPNVSSEYGGVASAKQQLASGNVDSLNLFWDYMVFDMFQDDAPIETLFRLDPKGIAFAESVCVTRKANNQEAALVYANECLSPWFQEKASEVMGSGVTNKNASVNEQAKEFGATTSDEFDQLAFPDFEYIWKNRSDWSQRYNSLF; the protein is encoded by the coding sequence ATGGCAAGCAGAGACAAAGAACTCCGCAGATCGAACCGGCGGACGTTCCTGAAAGTTGGCGGCGCAAGCACCATCGGTATGGCCGGCCTCGCGGGCTGCCTGACCGGCGGCGGCGACGACGACGACGACGGCGGCGACGGCGGCGACGACACCACGACTACCGATTCGGACTCCGACAACGGCGGTGACACCACGACGGAGAGCGACGACGCGATGGACTTCGGCGGTGCGGACCTCAACGTGATGCTGAACGTCGGGGCCATCAGCACCGTCCACAAGCAACACCTCATCCCGCGCGTCGAGGAGAAGTACAACCTCAACATCAACACCACCACGGCCGTCACAACCTCGCAGTTGACGCAGGTGCAGGCCAGCCCCGACAGCCCCCCGGACGTCCTCATTCCGGACGTCATCGGTGTCGAGCGGGCGTCCCGCGAGGAGTGGCTCGAACCGCTCACCGACCACACGGACCTCGTGCCGCAGGTCGACAACATCTACGACAAGTTCGTCCACTACGACGGGGCGGGTGCCTCGTGGGAAGTCGGCGAGGTGCTCCCGGTCATCAACTCGAACATGTGGGACTCGACACCGACGTCCCACGCCGAGGTGATGCAGAACTCGAACTCCACAGCAGTCGTCCCGTTCTCGTGGTCCGGCGGCCCCTACCTCCTGCTGATGGCCTCGGCCATCGCGACCGGTGAGCCGTTCAGCTCCCGACTCGACGTGCAGGCCGGCTTCGATTGGATGGAGGAGAACTTCGCGCCGAACGTGAGTTCAGAGTACGGCGGCGTCGCCTCCGCGAAGCAGCAACTCGCCAGCGGGAACGTCGACAGCCTGAACTTGTTCTGGGACTACATGGTGTTCGACATGTTCCAGGACGACGCGCCGATCGAGACGCTGTTCCGCCTCGACCCGAAGGGCATCGCGTTCGCAGAGTCCGTCTGCGTGACCCGGAAGGCGAACAACCAGGAGGCGGCCCTCGTCTATGCCAACGAGTGCCTGTCGCCGTGGTTCCAGGAGAAGGCCTCGGAAGTGATGGGCTCTGGTGTCACTAACAAGAACGCGTCTGTCAACGAGCAGGCCAAGGAGTTCGGAGCGACCACCTCCGACGAGTTCGACCAGCTCGCGTTCCCGGACTTCGAGTATATCTGGAAGAACCGGAGCGACTGGTCCCAGCGGTACAACTCGCTCTTCTAA
- a CDS encoding spermidine/putrescine ABC transporter ATPase subunit (SMART: ATPase, AAA+ type, core~TIGRFAM: Spermidine/putrescine ABC transporter ATP-binding subunit~KEGG: bja:bll3241 ABC transporter ATP-binding protein~PFAM: ABC transporter-like; Transport-associated OB, type 2): MDSAEVGETAIRYDGVTKEYGNVKAVDNVSFDVKQGELLALLGPSGSGKTTTLRMLAGFEKPTSGSISLAGKDVTHVPTHKRDTGMVFQDYALFPHMTVGENISFGLKRQGFDSDEIGGRISEVLDMVDLGGFADRNPRNLSGGQQQRVATARAIAIEPEVMLMDEPLGALDKKLRDQLEVELTELQDDLGITTLYVTHNQEEALTIADRIAVMNKGRIEQIATPIEVYEEPANEFVADFIGNTNFLEGDLRETADGRVVLTLDGTDIAVNTQSVPTDGGGAVFVRPEKIDARGPEFSDDSQNTIPGRVERRLFLGSKVRYFVDIGDDLVTVDDSNKHATTLYDPGDDIVLAWSVQDTRFAHG, translated from the coding sequence ATGGACTCTGCCGAAGTCGGCGAAACCGCCATCCGGTACGACGGTGTAACGAAGGAATACGGCAACGTGAAAGCAGTCGACAACGTCTCCTTCGACGTAAAACAGGGCGAGTTGCTGGCCCTGCTCGGGCCGTCCGGGTCGGGGAAGACGACGACGCTGCGCATGCTCGCCGGGTTCGAGAAACCGACCAGTGGGAGTATCTCATTGGCCGGGAAGGACGTCACCCACGTCCCCACGCACAAGCGGGACACCGGAATGGTGTTCCAGGACTATGCGCTGTTCCCCCACATGACCGTGGGAGAGAACATCTCGTTCGGCCTGAAGCGCCAGGGGTTCGATTCCGACGAGATCGGGGGCCGGATCTCTGAAGTGCTCGACATGGTCGACCTCGGTGGGTTCGCCGACAGGAACCCACGGAACCTCTCGGGCGGACAACAGCAGCGCGTCGCGACCGCTCGCGCCATCGCCATCGAGCCCGAAGTGATGCTAATGGACGAGCCCCTGGGCGCACTCGACAAGAAACTCCGCGACCAGCTCGAGGTCGAACTGACGGAGCTCCAGGACGACCTCGGCATCACGACCCTGTACGTGACGCACAACCAGGAGGAGGCGCTCACGATAGCCGACCGCATCGCGGTGATGAACAAGGGTCGTATCGAGCAGATCGCGACGCCGATCGAGGTGTACGAGGAGCCGGCTAACGAGTTCGTTGCGGACTTCATCGGCAACACGAATTTCCTGGAGGGCGACCTCCGAGAGACCGCCGACGGGCGGGTTGTCCTCACGCTCGATGGCACCGACATCGCCGTCAACACCCAGAGCGTCCCGACCGACGGTGGCGGAGCGGTGTTCGTGCGCCCGGAGAAGATAGACGCGCGGGGGCCCGAGTTCAGCGACGACTCCCAGAACACGATCCCCGGCCGGGTCGAACGCCGGCTGTTCCTCGGTTCGAAGGTCCGGTACTTCGTCGACATAGGGGATGACCTCGTCACCGTTGACGACTCGAACAAGCATGCCACCACGCTGTACGACCCCGGGGACGACATCGTGCTCGCGTGGAGTGTCCAAGACACGCGGTTCGCACACGGGTGA
- a CDS encoding ABC-type transporter, integral membrane subunit (PFAM: Binding-protein-dependent transport systems inner membrane component~KEGG: sti:Sthe_3298 binding-protein-dependent transport systems inner membrane component) encodes MSRQQSESVLGSLNERLSTVLNKYKGTRFGKYVLIGPTLLVVAILMVFPTIILLSYSFNPYSQGAIQAGTTLVHYTRAFTEPVYQETLIRTIKIAAIVTVIDFVLGFPLAYAAVRKGGWMGKLIVIATLAPLTIDLVVRSFGWFILLNGTGVINSTLVSLGVVNQGNTPQLLFNETGIIIGMSHVMLPFMVFPIINVMHTIPHELEEAAQNLGGNRFTVFRRVLVPLALPGISAGVLITFVVSLASYVTPALLGGGVRVIPVVITETFTSTSNWPFASALSMVLVGVALLIIIAYQRVLKQMEGIGGV; translated from the coding sequence ATGAGTCGCCAACAGTCCGAGTCGGTGCTGGGTAGCCTAAACGAGCGGCTGTCCACAGTACTGAACAAGTACAAGGGCACCCGCTTCGGGAAGTACGTCCTCATCGGACCGACGCTCCTTGTCGTCGCGATACTGATGGTGTTCCCGACGATCATCCTGCTGAGCTACAGCTTCAACCCCTACAGCCAGGGCGCGATCCAAGCCGGCACCACGCTCGTCCACTACACCCGGGCGTTCACGGAGCCGGTGTATCAGGAGACCCTGATCCGCACGATCAAGATCGCGGCCATCGTGACCGTCATCGACTTCGTGCTCGGGTTCCCCCTCGCCTACGCCGCGGTGCGGAAAGGCGGGTGGATGGGGAAGCTCATTGTCATCGCGACGCTCGCGCCACTGACCATCGACCTCGTCGTGCGGTCGTTCGGCTGGTTCATCCTGCTGAACGGCACGGGCGTGATCAACTCGACGCTGGTTAGTCTCGGCGTCGTCAACCAGGGGAACACTCCGCAGCTGCTGTTCAACGAGACGGGCATCATCATCGGGATGTCGCACGTGATGCTGCCGTTCATGGTGTTTCCGATAATCAACGTGATGCACACCATCCCCCACGAACTCGAGGAGGCCGCACAGAACCTCGGTGGGAACCGCTTCACTGTGTTCCGGCGCGTCCTCGTCCCGCTCGCGCTCCCCGGTATCAGCGCGGGTGTGCTCATCACGTTCGTCGTCTCGCTGGCGTCCTACGTGACGCCCGCGTTGCTGGGCGGCGGGGTGCGGGTCATCCCGGTCGTCATCACGGAGACGTTCACGAGCACAAGCAACTGGCCGTTCGCCAGCGCGCTGTCGATGGTCTTGGTTGGGGTCGCCCTGCTGATTATCATCGCCTACCAGCGCGTTCTCAAACAGATGGAAGGCATCGGAGGTGTCTGA
- a CDS encoding ABC-type transporter, integral membrane subunit (PFAM: Binding-protein-dependent transport systems inner membrane component~KEGG: bbe:BBR47_06270 ABC transporter permease protein), which produces MATSDDTNRYLRTDWLVSRAGSVGYSALVWGTIAFLLAPLVVVVIISFQESAYATWPPKAFTLKHYTSLPEQLGFLGVESALYTSLKLAVATGVASTVLGALAAFAIVRYDFKYQTTLETVLISPLIYPWIVVGLSLLLFFNRLSDILGIAIQLSFWTLLVGHVMFTLPYPIRTIGASLQNYDHSLEEAAQNLGATELESYFRITVPLIQPGLMSGFVFAFILSFNQYIVSLFLSGPETTTMPLVLFSLFYNTAPATLAAIATLLMAGVLTVIGVMEYLFGISDFM; this is translated from the coding sequence ATGGCGACGTCCGACGACACCAACCGCTACCTCCGAACGGACTGGCTCGTCTCGCGGGCGGGATCCGTCGGCTACAGCGCGCTCGTCTGGGGGACCATCGCGTTCCTGCTCGCGCCGCTGGTCGTCGTGGTCATCATTTCCTTCCAGGAGTCCGCGTATGCGACGTGGCCACCGAAGGCGTTCACGCTGAAACACTACACGTCGCTCCCGGAGCAACTCGGCTTCCTGGGCGTTGAGAGTGCACTGTACACTAGCCTCAAGCTCGCGGTCGCGACCGGCGTGGCTTCGACGGTGCTCGGGGCGCTCGCTGCGTTCGCCATCGTCCGCTACGACTTCAAGTACCAGACAACCCTGGAGACGGTGCTGATATCGCCGCTCATCTACCCGTGGATCGTCGTCGGCCTCTCGCTGCTGCTGTTCTTCAACCGGCTCAGCGACATCCTCGGGATAGCCATCCAGCTGTCCTTCTGGACGCTACTGGTCGGGCACGTGATGTTCACCCTCCCGTACCCGATCCGTACCATCGGTGCGAGTCTTCAGAACTACGACCACTCACTGGAGGAAGCCGCACAGAACCTCGGCGCCACCGAACTGGAGTCGTACTTCCGCATCACGGTGCCGCTCATCCAGCCGGGCCTGATGAGCGGGTTCGTGTTCGCGTTCATCCTCTCGTTCAACCAGTACATCGTCTCGCTATTCCTCTCCGGCCCGGAGACGACCACGATGCCACTGGTGTTGTTCAGTCTGTTCTACAACACTGCGCCGGCGACGCTGGCCGCCATCGCGACGTTGCTGATGGCCGGTGTCCTCACCGTCATTGGCGTCATGGAGTACCTGTTCGGCATCAGCGACTTCATGTAG
- a CDS encoding hypothetical protein (KEGG: hvo:HVO_B0259 hypothetical protein), protein MTDQVETDDESLTTSPDRGRGILTQSDREFLLGRKSDYTEQSRRQKRSRIRRRVHNAVLDFSILFEHLGERDREMVFDPDDDHRDAYTRGITDMLAFLHLGTMGYYTPFKHMLAEGVNRAEQALAGSDYRLVNVEFNVDPIGRIDVDDVVDKLEDERFAELTDEELQAFVRLLGESEAFSADELREDLREQMSSFVESVEEARRLRDERAEELQRE, encoded by the coding sequence ATGACCGACCAAGTCGAGACCGACGACGAGTCGCTGACGACGTCCCCCGACCGCGGCCGGGGCATCCTCACGCAGAGCGACCGGGAGTTCCTGCTCGGCCGGAAGTCCGACTACACCGAGCAGTCGCGCCGCCAGAAGCGCAGCCGCATCCGCCGCCGGGTGCACAACGCCGTCCTCGACTTTAGCATCCTCTTCGAACACCTCGGCGAGCGCGACCGCGAGATGGTGTTCGACCCCGACGACGACCACCGGGATGCGTACACGCGCGGCATCACGGATATGCTCGCTTTCCTCCACCTCGGGACGATGGGATACTACACGCCGTTCAAGCACATGCTCGCCGAGGGCGTCAACCGCGCCGAGCAGGCGCTCGCCGGCTCCGACTACCGACTCGTGAACGTCGAGTTCAACGTGGACCCCATCGGCCGCATCGACGTCGACGACGTCGTCGACAAACTCGAAGACGAGCGTTTCGCGGAACTGACCGACGAGGAACTGCAGGCGTTCGTGCGTCTACTCGGTGAGTCCGAGGCGTTCTCCGCGGACGAACTCCGCGAGGACCTCCGCGAACAGATGTCCTCGTTCGTCGAGAGCGTCGAGGAAGCCCGTCGCCTCCGCGACGAGCGCGCAGAAGAACTGCAGCGGGAGTAG
- a CDS encoding FAD dependent oxidoreductase (PFAM: FAD dependent oxidoreductase~KEGG: htu:Htur_4841 FAD dependent oxidoreductase), with protein sequence MAARPELPEQTGVAVVGGGIMGAATAYFLAADSGREVMLVERDNIAAGSTGDSSAILRHHYGDDEIYTDMAHWSHQFFREFEAETGQPIAHADSPLVRFGEEGTEVGDYAAAGYDVLADRDIPVTWFDGDELEGEYPMYDSLDEFDFAVSDDSAAYSDGTDAANGFARAATDEGATVVTGVGVRCILVEDGDVVGVETDDGRVDCEEIVVAAGPWTPELAADVGVEVPITPTREQVVILDPAGEYVEEYPDLTPTTSMPGGEWYLRPDFTENVLVATHYLTEATDPDDYDDTPDEETLLELTDLVTERMPGLADAGIQGQYCGVYSTTPDHDFVLDDPGPAGCYFACGFSGHGFKHGPAVGRIMRDLVVDGNTDLVDADYFALDRFEDDPEGHGMPADNI encoded by the coding sequence ATGGCTGCAAGACCGGAGCTACCGGAGCAGACAGGCGTGGCCGTGGTCGGTGGTGGCATCATGGGGGCGGCGACGGCGTACTTCCTCGCTGCCGACAGCGGTCGAGAGGTGATGCTCGTCGAACGCGACAATATCGCCGCCGGGTCGACGGGGGACTCCTCGGCGATCCTCCGCCACCACTACGGCGACGACGAGATATACACCGACATGGCTCACTGGAGCCACCAGTTCTTCCGTGAGTTCGAGGCCGAGACCGGCCAGCCCATCGCACACGCCGACAGTCCGCTCGTGCGGTTCGGCGAGGAGGGTACCGAGGTCGGCGACTACGCGGCCGCGGGCTACGACGTGCTCGCCGACCGGGACATCCCGGTGACCTGGTTCGACGGCGACGAACTCGAGGGGGAGTATCCGATGTACGACAGCCTCGATGAGTTCGACTTCGCCGTCAGCGACGACTCCGCGGCCTACTCCGACGGCACAGACGCGGCCAACGGGTTCGCGCGTGCTGCCACGGACGAAGGTGCGACCGTCGTCACCGGAGTCGGCGTCAGGTGTATCCTCGTCGAGGACGGCGACGTGGTCGGCGTGGAGACGGACGACGGCCGCGTGGACTGCGAGGAGATCGTCGTCGCGGCCGGCCCGTGGACACCGGAACTCGCGGCCGACGTCGGTGTCGAAGTGCCCATTACGCCGACCCGTGAGCAGGTCGTCATCCTCGACCCCGCCGGAGAGTACGTCGAAGAGTATCCCGACCTGACACCGACCACGAGCATGCCCGGCGGCGAGTGGTATCTCCGGCCGGACTTCACCGAGAACGTCCTCGTCGCCACCCACTACCTCACGGAGGCCACCGACCCGGACGACTACGACGACACGCCCGACGAGGAAACACTCCTCGAACTCACGGACCTCGTCACGGAGCGCATGCCTGGGCTGGCGGACGCCGGCATCCAGGGCCAGTACTGCGGCGTCTACTCCACGACCCCCGACCACGACTTCGTGCTCGACGACCCAGGCCCGGCCGGCTGCTACTTCGCGTGCGGGTTCTCCGGCCACGGGTTCAAGCACGGACCGGCGGTCGGCCGCATCATGCGCGATCTGGTTGTCGATGGCAACACCGATCTCGTGGACGCCGACTACTTCGCGCTCGACCGCTTCGAGGACGACCCCGAGGGCCACGGCATGCCCGCGGACAACATCTGA
- a CDS encoding Creatininase (PFAM: Creatininase~KEGG: rha:RHA1_ro10434 hypothetical protein) produces the protein MPDADSDSIYRLADMTWQQVEAAVEETQTMLLPVGSTEQHGHHMPLGVDVYMPEAIAERVAERTGCLLAPPIWYGVSPHHTFKPGTFTVESETFQHYVRDVCTSAAEWGVENVLLVNGHYLVQDPELDVVVRELTTEHGMRAFHVPLISVFQDAATTVRTSDVSFHASEFETSLMLELFPDLVQMDRAEAVDVPDDALPLTEYDAYGDNRVGWALSAERMNALTHTGNLGDPTVATREKGAEMVEDAVTNVTNLVDALAGLNAPDSAVETGE, from the coding sequence ATGCCCGACGCAGACTCCGACTCCATTTACCGGCTCGCAGACATGACCTGGCAGCAGGTCGAGGCGGCCGTCGAGGAGACCCAGACGATGCTGTTGCCGGTCGGGAGCACCGAACAGCACGGCCACCATATGCCCCTCGGCGTGGACGTCTACATGCCGGAGGCGATCGCCGAGCGCGTTGCCGAGCGGACGGGCTGTCTGCTCGCACCGCCCATCTGGTACGGTGTCAGCCCCCACCACACGTTCAAGCCGGGGACGTTCACCGTCGAGAGCGAGACGTTCCAGCACTACGTCCGGGACGTGTGTACGTCCGCCGCGGAGTGGGGCGTCGAGAACGTCCTCCTGGTGAACGGCCACTACCTCGTGCAGGACCCGGAACTCGACGTGGTGGTCCGCGAACTCACGACCGAACACGGGATGCGCGCGTTCCACGTCCCGCTCATCTCGGTGTTCCAGGACGCCGCCACGACCGTCCGCACGAGCGACGTCTCTTTCCACGCGTCGGAGTTCGAGACGAGCCTGATGCTGGAACTGTTCCCAGACCTCGTGCAGATGGACCGCGCGGAAGCCGTCGACGTCCCTGACGACGCGCTCCCGCTCACGGAGTACGACGCCTACGGGGACAACCGCGTGGGCTGGGCGCTGTCCGCCGAGCGCATGAACGCCCTGACCCACACCGGGAATCTCGGTGATCCGACGGTCGCGACCCGCGAGAAGGGCGCCGAGATGGTCGAGGACGCCGTCACGAACGTCACAAACCTCGTGGACGCGCTTGCCGGCCTCAACGCTCCCGACTCAGCGGTCGAGACCGGGGAGTGA
- a CDS encoding D-isomer specific 2-hydroxyacid dehydrogenase NAD-binding protein (PFAM: D-isomer specific 2-hydroxyacid dehydrogenase, NAD-binding~KEGG: hvo:HVO_1932 2-D-hydroxyacid dehydrogenase) has protein sequence MCVLSRPQRTSTAAVGRPAGLSSQRPTPDSVDDGRLLADREWTHLTFAGVESCSVVEYEQRGIALTNRRALQGDSIGDTALGMLLLARASTTTSRTRQTTTGSSRSGTPARAGRRARLRRRPPALRRAVPGVDDLYHPETLDAAIEDARFVVLCIPLTDETEEIHRESEFKSMREDASLVNVARGGHRPGRTRRRARPGCDRRGPLDVFETEPLSAESPLGTSTTSSSRPTPPPPTEPSPATSRRSSARTSWGSTRGTH, from the coding sequence ATGTGCGTCCTCAGTAGACCTCAGCGCACCTCCACGGCGGCAGTCGGTCGGCCAGCGGGCCTCAGCAGCCAGCGACCCACGCCAGACAGCGTTGACGACGGCCGCCTACTCGCCGACCGGGAGTGGACCCACCTGACGTTCGCCGGCGTCGAATCGTGCTCGGTCGTCGAGTACGAGCAGCGGGGCATCGCGCTGACGAACAGGAGAGCCCTCCAGGGTGACAGCATCGGCGACACAGCCCTCGGGATGCTGCTGCTGGCGCGCGCCTCCACGACTACGTCGCGAACCAGGCAGACCACGACTGGGAGTTCCCGGAGTGGGACGCCCGCTCGCGCTGGCCGGCGAGCGCGTCTGCGCCGTCGGCCTCCAGCGCTCCGACGAGCGGTCCCCGGCGTGGACGACCTCTACCACCCCGAGACTCTCGACGCGGCGATCGAGGACGCGCGGTTCGTCGTGCTTTGCATCCCGCTGACCGACGAGACCGAGGAGATCCACAGGGAGTCGGAGTTCAAGTCGATGCGCGAGGACGCCTCCCTTGTGAACGTCGCGCGCGGAGGTCATCGACCAGGACGCACTCGTCGACGGGCTCGGCCAGGATGCGATCGCCGGGGCCCCCTGGACGTCTTCGAGACGGAACCGCTTTCCGCGGAGTCGCCGCTTGGGACTTCGACGACGTCGTCGTCACGCCCCACACCGCCGCCGCCAACCGAACCTTCTCCCGCGACATCGCGGCGCTCGTCCGCGAGAACCTCTTGGGGCTCGACGCGGGGGACGCACTAG